ATAGCGAATAACCACCACATCACCAGCAACTACCTCGCCGCCTAAGATCGCGGCAACCGCATCATCTTGACTCTCATACACGCGTGCACTCCCGATAAAGGTGTGGTTTTCCACTTCAACGCCAGCGGTTTTTACGATACAGCCATCGACGGCAACGTTACCGGATAAAACCGCCAATCCACCCTCTTGGCTAAAGGCAAATTCGCGGGTACGGATACAACCCTCTTCGCGGTCAATATCAACACTGTCCCAGCGGCAACTTTGGCTAAAGGCTTTAGTGGTAGGGATCCCTGCTGGCCCTGCTGAGAAAAACTTATGTACCGCAGCATCTTTGCTTTGCGCAATATCGTATTTAGCCAGTACTTCAGCAAGATTTTTGCCTGCCACATGGTAAGCAACGTTATGCAACAGGCCCGCTCGGTCGAGCTCACCCAAAATGCCCATCACGCCACCAGCACGATGCACATCTTCCATATGGTATTTAGGTGTCGATGGTGCAACCTTACACAAGTGCGGTACTAAGCGAGACAAGCGGTCAATATCGGCCATGGTGAAGTCAACTTCCGCTTCGCGGGCAGCAGCCACTAAATGCAATACCGTGTTGCTCGAACCACCCATAGCGATATCTAAGGTCATGGCATTTTCAAAGGCATTAAAGTTCGCAATATTGCGTGGTAATGCTGACTCATCGTCATCACGATAATAACGCGTCGCAAGATCCATAATGCGGCGACCCGCTTCTAGAAACAGTTCGCGGCGATCAGAGTGAGTCGCCAACATTGAACCATTGCCCGGCAGCGACAAACCAAGCGCTTCAGTTAAGCAATTCATTGAGTTGGCAGTAAACATGCCTGAACATGAACCACAGGTTGGGCAGGCGCTGCGCTCAATTTGTTCGCTGTCTGCATCGGATACACGATCGTCCGCGCCAGCAACCATGGCATCA
The Shewanella sp. KX20019 DNA segment above includes these coding regions:
- the ilvD gene encoding dihydroxy-acid dehydratase, giving the protein MPKLRSATSTEGRNMAGARALWRATGVKEGDFGKPIIAISNSFTQFVPGHVHLKDMGSLVAGAIEEAGGIAKEFNTIAVDDGIAMGHGGMLYSLPSRELIADSVEYMVNAHCADALVCISNCDKITPGMLMAALRLNIPVIFVSGGPMEAGKTKLSDKIIKLDLVDAMVAGADDRVSDADSEQIERSACPTCGSCSGMFTANSMNCLTEALGLSLPGNGSMLATHSDRRELFLEAGRRIMDLATRYYRDDDESALPRNIANFNAFENAMTLDIAMGGSSNTVLHLVAAAREAEVDFTMADIDRLSRLVPHLCKVAPSTPKYHMEDVHRAGGVMGILGELDRAGLLHNVAYHVAGKNLAEVLAKYDIAQSKDAAVHKFFSAGPAGIPTTKAFSQSCRWDSVDIDREEGCIRTREFAFSQEGGLAVLSGNVAVDGCIVKTAGVEVENHTFIGSARVYESQDDAVAAILGGEVVAGDVVVIRYEGPKGGPGMQEMLYPTSYLKSRGLGAKCALITDGRFSGGTSGLSIGHVSPEAAAGGVIGLVQTGDTIEIDIPARSIKLAISDVELAARRTAMDALGVDAWKPLGRVRQVSMALKAYALLATSADKGAVRDTSKLV